A region from the Cryptomeria japonica unplaced genomic scaffold, Sugi_1.0 HiC_scaffold_366, whole genome shotgun sequence genome encodes:
- the LOC131871050 gene encoding 1-aminocyclopropane-1-carboxylate oxidase-like has protein sequence MGVPVIDMKNIDGGDREVIMAEIAKACESTGFFQLLNHGIEHELMDRVKKVCSEHYKLNREQSFNASLPVRLLSNALDSDNADKIENVDWEDVIQIHEMQETNSWPSQPSDFKETIQEFRNKIFSLTEKLLEVISLNLGLEKEYLKEAFAGGEKPFFGTKVSHYPPCPRPDLIKGIRAHTDAGGLILLYQDDQVSGLQVLNDGTWVDVQPIPYAIVVDIGDQLEAITNGKYTSAWHRILPTKNGNRFSVASFYNPSYNAKVYPASQLTAQTGDELSVYPEYPEYLFGDYMQVYSHQKYEAKEPRFEAMRIVNVECQ, from the exons ATGGGCGTTCCAGTGATTGACATGAAAAACATAGACGGAGGAGACAGAGAGGTGATCATGGCTGAAATAGCCAAGGCCTGCGAGAGTACTGGTTTCTTTCAG CTTTTGAACCATGGCATAGAGCATGAACTCATGGACCGTGTAAAGAAAGTTTGCTCGGAGCATTACAAGCTTAACAGAGAGCAGAGCTTCAATGCCTCTTTGCCTGTAAGGTTGTTGAGCAACGCTCTTGACAGCGATAACGCTGATAAGATCGAGAACGTTGATTGGGAAGATGTTATTCAAATACATGAGATGCAGGAGACCAATTCATGGCCTTCCCAACCCAGTGATTTCAA GGAAACTATCCAGGAGTTTCGAAACAAGATATTTTCATTGACAGAAAAGCTGTTGGAAGTAATAAGTTTGAATCTGGGGCTAGAGAAAGAGTACCTGAAAGAGGCATTTGCGGGAGGAGAGAAGCCCTTCTTCGGCACCAAAGTGAGCCATTATCCTCCTTGCCCTAGACCGGACCTCATCAAGGGCATCCGTGCACACACAGATGCAGGTGGCCTCATTCTCTTATACCAAGACGATCAAGTGTCCGGTTTGCAGGTCCTCAATGATGGCACTTGGGTTGACGTGCAACCCATTCCATACGCAATAGTTGTTGACATTGGGGACCAGTTGGAAGCCATCACTAACGGCAAATACACCAGCGCATGGCATCGCATTCTACCCACTAAGAATGGCAACCGTTTCTCAGTGGCATCGTTTTATAATCCCTCATATAATGCCAAGGTCTATCCCGCATCTCAACTTACTGCTCAGACCGGTGATGAATTATCGGTTTATCCAGAGTATCCAGAGTATCTGTTTGGAGACTACATGCAGGTTTACAGCCACC